The Chlorobaculum sp. MV4-Y genome contains the following window.
AAAGCGGGCATCGAGACCGACAAGGAGATTCAGATCGACAAGCCGAACGACAAGAGGTTCGGCGATTTCTCGACCAACATCGCCTTCCTCGTGGCTAAAGAGGCCCGGAAAAATCCGCGCGAACTGGCCACGCAGTTGATCGGCCTGTTCGCATTCCCGGAAGGCACGGTCACGAAAACCGAAGTAGCCGGGTCGGGCTTCATCAACTTCCATCTCGATCTGGCCTTCATCATGCGCTCGGCGCAGGAGGTTCTGGCAAAGGGCGAGGCGTTCGGATGCAATGAGTCGGGAAAGGGGCTGAAGGCGATTGTGGAGTACGTCAGCGCCAATCCGACCGGGCCGCTCACCATCGGGCGCGGACGTGGCGGCGTCTTGGGCGACTGCATCGCGAACCTGCTTGAAACGCAGGGCTATGAGGTGACGCGCGAGTACTACTTCAACGATGCCGGACGCCAGATGCAGATTCTGGCCGAATCGGTGCGCTACCGTTATCTGGAAAAATGCGGTCAGGAGATCGAGTTCCCGGAGACGCACTACCAGGGCGACTACATCGGCGAAATTGCCGGGATGCTCTTCATCGAGCACGGCGACGAACTGGCCTCGACCGAAGAGCTGACGATTTTCAAGGAGACCGCCGAAGCGGTCATCTTCAGTTCGATCCGCAAAACCCTCGAACGGTTGTCGATCATGCACGACTCCTTTTTCAACGAGCACACGCTTTACCAGTCGCACGAAGGTAACCCGTCGGCAAACCAGTGGGTGATCGACGCGCTTGAAGCTAAGGGCTTCATCGGCAACTACGACGGCGCGACCTGGTTCCTGACCACCAAGCTTGGTCAGGAGAAGGACAAGGTGCTCATCAAATCTTCTGGTGATCCGAGCTACCGCTTGCCCGACATCGCCTACCACGTCACCAAGTTCGAGCGCGGCTTCGACCTCATGGTCAACGTCTTCGGCGCGGACCATATCGACGAGTACCCCGACGTGCTCGAAGCGCTGAAAATCCTTGGCTACGACGCCTCGAAGGTCAAGATCGCCATCAACCAGTTCGTCACCACCACGGTCGGCGGCCAGACGGTCAAAATGTCAACCCGCAAGGGCAACGCCGATCTGCTCGACGACCTCATCGACGATGTGGGCGCGGACGCCACTCGCCTGTTCTTCATCATGCGCGGCAAGGATTCGCACCTGAACTTCGATGTCGAGCTGGCCAAGAAGCAGTCGAAAGACAACCCGGTCTTCTACCTCCAGTATGCTCATGCGAGGATTTGCAGCCTCATGCGCATGGCCGAAAAAGAGGTCAGCTTCGACGAGTCTGCGGCAACAGGCGAAGGACTAGCGCTGCTTTCGAGCGAAGCAGAGATCGATCTGGCATCCGTGCTGCTCGACTTCCCTGACCTCATCCAGTCCAGCCTGCGTCAGCTCGAACCGCAAAAGATGGTGGAGTATCTCCACACGGTCGCCGAGCGCTACCACAAGTTCTATCAGGAGTGCCCGATTCTGAAAGCCGACGAACGCGTTCGAACAGCGCGTCTGGAACTGTCACTCGCGGTGCGTCAGGTGCTGCAGAACGGCTTTAGAATTCTCGGCATTTCTGCGCCGGAATCGATGTAATCTTGGCATTAGAGTGCGGCCTGCGTGGTGCAAATCAGGCGCGATACAGGCTGTGCGATTCGATGTATGCCGCGATGGATTGCGGGACGAGGTGCGAGACTGGCTGACCGGCGGCGGCGAGTCGCCTGACCTCCGTAGCTGAGACTGGCATGTCGAAATCGAAGAGCATCGCGGTCGGTAGAATCCCGCCGCACGATGCAGCGGCAAGCTTGGCGCCAGAACGTCCAAACACCGCAATGTCACAAAGTTTGGTGATCGCCTGCGATTCCCGCCACTGCGGTATCTGCCTGTAACTGTCCTCCCCCACGAGAAGTACAAGATCGTCGCCCTGATGAAGCGCCGCGACGTGTCGCAGAAGATCGATGGTGTATGAAGGTCCCGGCTGCTGTAACTCCCAGTCGCTCATTTCAGCAAACTTGCCGGCAGTGTTGAGCTCAGCGACGAACAGACGGGCCATGGTGGCCCGGTCATCATCTGAAGCGTCAGCGGGAGCTTTGAAAGGATTTTTGGAAACCGATACCGTCAGCCGGTCAAGCCCTGCAAGTTCTCTTGCAAAGAGGCACAGGGCGAGATGACCGTTATGCGGCGGATCGAAACTTCCTCCGAAAACAGCAGTTTTCACTCTTTCGATTTCGGATCGCGCTTGTTTGAGTAGTGGGCGGTAACTCTTTTTGCGGCAGACTCAACCAGCTTGGCCTTGCCCGGGTAAAGCTGCTGGAAGGCCTCTATCGACTGGCGGGCTTCAAACCAGTTCTGCTGCTTGATCTCCGAGTCGATCTTGCCGATCCATGCCGGTTCGAGCCATTTGGTATCGGGGTACTGGTTGATAACCACATCGTAGAAAATCTCTGCGGCCCGGTACTTCTTCAGTTTGAAATATTGCCGGGCGATCGAGAAGCGGTTATCGGCAAGCTTCTCCCGGAGCGCAGGAATCGCCTGCTGGCTGTATCGCGCAGGCGATTCCTGCGAGAGTATTGCCATTGCGGCCTCGTATTTCTGCCGGTAGGAGGCGTTTTTCGGATTGACCTCCATCAGCTTTTTATACATCTCGGCATCGCTGGCTGCCTGTCTGGAATCATCGGACGGATACTGGTCAAGGTAGGTGGTGAATTCGTTGATTGCCTTGACGGTGTACTCCTGGTCAAGCTCATGGAATGGAGAGAGCTTTTCGTACGACCTGGCAAGTTGAAACTGCGCATTCCTCGCATAGGGCGAGTCTGGGGTCTGCTGAAGCAAGCGCCTGTAGGTGTCAGCAGCAAGGATGTACTCTTTCTTTTTGAAATAGGACTCGGCCAGAGCGTTAAGCACATCGTCTTCAAGATCGGTCGCTCTCGTCGAAAACATCAGGGACTCAAGGATGACGATCGCATTGTCGTACTTCCGTTTTGCGATCTTTTCGGTGGCTTCTCGGTAGCGCTGCTCAGCCGGAGAGGCCGTTATTGCGGCAGTTTTCGCTGGTTTCGATGACGAGCAGGATGAGAGCGACAATGCAAGACAAAGCAGACCAGGCAGAGTTCTGAGCACCGACTTTTTCATGACCGATTGAGACATAGAGACTCCCTTAAAGCAAGTGAAAAAATGACAATCCGATTGTGCCTGACGGCAGCACGCAAAACTTACGTGAACCAGTGCAAGAGCAGGAAGAAGCTGATACCGTGGGTTGGCGAGTTTTCGGCTGATCTTGCAAACCGGATGATTTGATTCCTGCAGGTAGTCCACGCTTTGGCAATCCGATTCGACTTTCGAAGGAACACCCGAAAAAAGTTCATGCGTTCGCAGAAGAAAACAATATGCTGATTTCGTTTGTGGAGCTTAGGGGAGTCGAACCCCTGACCTTCTCATTGCGAACGAGACGCTCTACCAACTGAGCTAAAGCCCCAAATGTGGAGCAATTTACAGCTATTCCAATCTTTTCACAAACGCAAAAAAAGCCCGCTCAACGACAGGCTTTTTTTGAACATAATGCTACGGAATCAAGCCGGTTCGGCGACCAGTGAATGCTTGAGCATTTCAAGCTGATGGCTGATACTGCCGTCAATGATCGTGTCGCCGATTTTGACGGTTACCCCGCCGATCAGGTTCTCGTCGAGCAGCATCTTGGCACGGATTTTCTTCCCGGTACGAATGGAGAGGCTGTTGACCAGCTCTTTAGCCTGCTCGTCGCTGAGCTTGACTGCGCTTTTCACATCGGCGTTGATAACGCCATTGCGTTCGTCGATCAAGGCGTTGAATTCGGAAATTACTCCGGCAAGAAGAGCGGCCCTTTTCTTGTGAGCGAGCAGCTTGATGAAGACCATCGTTTTCTCACTGATCTTGTTCCTGAAAATTTCTTCGAGAATTTTCGATTTGAGATCGACATTGATCAGCGGGCTTTTGAGAGCCAGCACGAGCTCATGACTTCCAGAGAGCACTTCCTGTATTTTCTGCAGGTCTTCGGTAACTTTTTCCAGAAAGTTGCCTTCAACGGCCACTTCGAGCAAGGCCACCGCATATCGACGGCCTGCAATTGCACTTGACATAGTTCCGAGGTTTTATTATCAGTTACGATTGGAGGCCATTTCCTTGATCATATCGTTGACCACCGCTTTCTGCTTGTCCGCATCGAGAGTGGTACGGATAATTTTCTCGGCGCCTTTTACCGCCATATCGGCGACCTCGTTTCTGAGCACATCCAGTGCGCGGCGCTTCTCCTGCTCAATCTCTTCCTTGGCGGAAGCAATCATCTTGCGGGATTCATCTTGGGCTTTCTCGGTGAGATCGGCGCGAAGCCTGTCCGCTACCTCCTTGGCTTCCCTGATGATTTTGTCAGCTTCGGCATCTGCCTTGGCCAGCAAATCCCGGTTTTTCTTCAGGATCGACTCGGCCTCGTCTTTTGCCGCGTGAGCACGATCAATGGCTGATTGAATGCCTTTGGCCCGCTCTTCGAGCATCGACAGGATCGGCCCCCATGCAGTCTTACTGAGAATAACAAGAACGATCAGAAAAGTAAGAGCTGTCCAGAATATGAGGCCAGGATTCGGGTTGAGAAGCCCGCCTTCGAGCAGAATAATCCCTGACGTTAGCATGAACGCAGTCCTTTAACAGTTTGATAAAAAACCGTCTGCGGTTTCAAATAGATACTGCAGACGGATTAAGCTATGGCACGATGCA
Protein-coding sequences here:
- the nadD gene encoding nicotinate (nicotinamide) nucleotide adenylyltransferase, with the translated sequence MKTAVFGGSFDPPHNGHLALCLFARELAGLDRLTVSVSKNPFKAPADASDDDRATMARLFVAELNTAGKFAEMSDWELQQPGPSYTIDLLRHVAALHQGDDLVLLVGEDSYRQIPQWRESQAITKLCDIAVFGRSGAKLAAASCGGILPTAMLFDFDMPVSATEVRRLAAAGQPVSHLVPQSIAAYIESHSLYRA
- the argS gene encoding arginine--tRNA ligase, producing MRAFFLPFIQDALHKAGIETDKEIQIDKPNDKRFGDFSTNIAFLVAKEARKNPRELATQLIGLFAFPEGTVTKTEVAGSGFINFHLDLAFIMRSAQEVLAKGEAFGCNESGKGLKAIVEYVSANPTGPLTIGRGRGGVLGDCIANLLETQGYEVTREYYFNDAGRQMQILAESVRYRYLEKCGQEIEFPETHYQGDYIGEIAGMLFIEHGDELASTEELTIFKETAEAVIFSSIRKTLERLSIMHDSFFNEHTLYQSHEGNPSANQWVIDALEAKGFIGNYDGATWFLTTKLGQEKDKVLIKSSGDPSYRLPDIAYHVTKFERGFDLMVNVFGADHIDEYPDVLEALKILGYDASKVKIAINQFVTTTVGGQTVKMSTRKGNADLLDDLIDDVGADATRLFFIMRGKDSHLNFDVELAKKQSKDNPVFYLQYAHARICSLMRMAEKEVSFDESAATGEGLALLSSEAEIDLASVLLDFPDLIQSSLRQLEPQKMVEYLHTVAERYHKFYQECPILKADERVRTARLELSLAVRQVLQNGFRILGISAPESM
- a CDS encoding F0F1 ATP synthase subunit delta → MSSAIAGRRYAVALLEVAVEGNFLEKVTEDLQKIQEVLSGSHELVLALKSPLINVDLKSKILEEIFRNKISEKTMVFIKLLAHKKRAALLAGVISEFNALIDERNGVINADVKSAVKLSDEQAKELVNSLSIRTGKKIRAKMLLDENLIGGVTVKIGDTIIDGSISHQLEMLKHSLVAEPA
- a CDS encoding outer membrane protein assembly factor BamD encodes the protein MSQSVMKKSVLRTLPGLLCLALSLSSCSSSKPAKTAAITASPAEQRYREATEKIAKRKYDNAIVILESLMFSTRATDLEDDVLNALAESYFKKKEYILAADTYRRLLQQTPDSPYARNAQFQLARSYEKLSPFHELDQEYTVKAINEFTTYLDQYPSDDSRQAASDAEMYKKLMEVNPKNASYRQKYEAAMAILSQESPARYSQQAIPALREKLADNRFSIARQYFKLKKYRAAEIFYDVVINQYPDTKWLEPAWIGKIDSEIKQQNWFEARQSIEAFQQLYPGKAKLVESAAKRVTAHYSNKRDPKSKE
- a CDS encoding F0F1 ATP synthase subunit B — translated: MLTSGIILLEGGLLNPNPGLIFWTALTFLIVLVILSKTAWGPILSMLEERAKGIQSAIDRAHAAKDEAESILKKNRDLLAKADAEADKIIREAKEVADRLRADLTEKAQDESRKMIASAKEEIEQEKRRALDVLRNEVADMAVKGAEKIIRTTLDADKQKAVVNDMIKEMASNRN